From one Luteipulveratus mongoliensis genomic stretch:
- a CDS encoding SulP family inorganic anion transporter translates to MTALPAPTSSPFRADLAASLVVFLVAVPLSMGIAVASGAPVMAGLVAAAVGGIVAGYLGGSPLQVSGPAAGLTVIVASLISEFGWRTTCAVTACAGVVQLLLAASRVARAALAISPVVVHAMLAGIGLTIMLQQVHVLLGAASQSTAWDNIATLPRSVSGLEVAELATGLAVIAILIGWRHAPASARRVPGPLVAVVGVTLAAVLLQPSVRRVALDGSILDAVSLPQIPDGAWSSFAIGVLTVALVASVESLLSAVAIDKLHHGPRTDFDRELMGQGAANITSGMVGGLPVTGVIVRSSANVQAGAVGRGSTILHGVWVIAFSIVGVALIEQVPFAALAGLLIVIGAQLVKPRDISLASRTGDLLVYVVTLLGVVFLNLLEGVGIGLALAVVILLSRVVRAQIRVEQLGAERWQVAIEGSCSFLSLPRLTAALRSVPPSTDVVVDLDVDYLDHPASQALSDWADQHRARGGTVTVEEHGHPRLETVDQRPPRRDDEPVPPTPGWQRRTEGSSSLELARRVPHALRPVLDGVDLFHRRDARRVRSLLRPLATSQSPDSLFLTCADSRVVPNLITTTGPGDLFTVRNVGNLVPDHTNGDDTSVDAALAFAVDKLGVTSVVVCGHSGCGAMQALAEGTDDPAIGAWLTHGQQSMTAHLAGHPVGRQARGSGFNEVDQLAMVNVATQLSRLGRHPIVGRAAAAGRVTVAGLFFDIATARVLHVTTTEVIELAPERPAALTTDVADA, encoded by the coding sequence ATGACAGCTCTGCCTGCACCCACCTCGTCTCCATTCCGCGCCGACCTCGCGGCGTCGCTCGTCGTCTTCCTCGTGGCCGTGCCCTTGTCCATGGGCATTGCCGTCGCTTCAGGAGCACCGGTGATGGCCGGACTGGTCGCCGCCGCTGTCGGAGGCATCGTGGCCGGCTATCTCGGAGGATCCCCGCTCCAGGTCAGTGGCCCGGCCGCCGGCCTCACCGTGATCGTCGCGTCACTGATCTCGGAGTTCGGCTGGCGAACCACGTGCGCTGTCACGGCATGTGCCGGAGTCGTCCAGCTCCTGCTCGCCGCGAGTCGCGTGGCCCGGGCCGCTCTGGCGATCTCGCCCGTCGTCGTGCACGCCATGCTTGCCGGGATCGGTCTCACGATCATGCTTCAGCAGGTCCACGTGCTGCTCGGGGCCGCCTCTCAGAGCACCGCCTGGGACAACATCGCCACGCTGCCACGCAGCGTGAGCGGGCTCGAGGTCGCAGAGCTCGCCACCGGACTCGCGGTCATCGCGATCCTGATCGGCTGGCGGCACGCACCGGCGAGTGCACGCCGGGTGCCGGGACCTCTCGTGGCCGTCGTCGGGGTGACGCTCGCAGCCGTGCTCCTGCAACCGTCGGTCCGCAGGGTTGCACTCGACGGGTCGATCCTTGACGCGGTCAGCCTGCCGCAGATCCCGGATGGTGCGTGGAGCTCGTTCGCGATCGGCGTCCTGACCGTTGCCCTCGTGGCGAGCGTGGAGTCACTGCTGTCCGCCGTGGCGATCGACAAGCTGCATCACGGTCCTCGGACGGACTTCGACCGCGAGCTGATGGGTCAGGGCGCGGCAAACATCACCTCGGGCATGGTCGGCGGCCTCCCGGTGACAGGAGTCATCGTGCGCAGCTCGGCCAACGTGCAGGCCGGTGCGGTCGGGCGGGGCTCAACGATCCTGCACGGCGTCTGGGTCATAGCCTTCTCGATCGTCGGCGTGGCCCTGATCGAGCAGGTCCCCTTCGCGGCGCTCGCGGGCCTGCTCATCGTGATCGGTGCCCAGCTCGTCAAACCCCGTGACATCTCGCTCGCCAGCCGCACGGGCGATCTCCTCGTCTACGTCGTCACCCTGCTCGGCGTGGTGTTCCTCAACCTGCTCGAGGGGGTCGGCATCGGCCTCGCGCTCGCGGTCGTCATCCTGCTGAGCCGGGTCGTTCGAGCCCAGATCCGGGTCGAGCAGCTCGGCGCCGAGCGCTGGCAGGTCGCCATCGAGGGCTCCTGCTCGTTCCTGTCGCTCCCGCGCCTCACCGCCGCCCTGCGCTCGGTCCCACCGTCGACCGATGTCGTGGTCGATCTGGACGTCGACTACCTGGATCACCCTGCGTCCCAAGCTCTTTCGGACTGGGCGGACCAGCATCGGGCACGAGGAGGCACGGTGACCGTCGAGGAGCACGGGCACCCGAGGCTCGAGACCGTCGACCAACGACCGCCTCGCCGCGACGACGAGCCTGTGCCGCCGACGCCAGGGTGGCAGCGGCGTACGGAAGGGTCGTCCTCGCTCGAGCTGGCTCGACGGGTGCCGCATGCCCTGCGTCCGGTGCTGGACGGGGTCGACCTGTTCCACCGCCGTGACGCCCGCCGAGTGCGGTCTCTCCTGCGGCCGTTGGCCACGTCGCAGTCCCCGGACTCACTGTTCCTCACGTGTGCCGACTCTCGGGTCGTGCCCAACCTCATCACCACCACGGGACCGGGCGACCTGTTCACGGTTCGCAACGTTGGCAACCTCGTCCCGGACCACACGAATGGCGACGACACGTCGGTCGACGCCGCACTCGCCTTCGCCGTCGACAAGCTCGGGGTCACGTCGGTCGTGGTCTGTGGACACTCCGGCTGCGGCGCCATGCAGGCCCTCGCCGAGGGCACGGACGACCCTGCGATCGGCGCCTGGCTGACACATGGACAACAGTCGATGACCGCTCACCTCGCCGGCCATCCGGTCGGGAGGCAGGCCCGCGGGAGCGGGTTCAACGAGGTCGATCAGCTCGCGATGGTCAACGTCGCAACACAGCTGAGCCGGCTCGGGCGTCACCCCATCGTCGGTCGAGCCGCCGCCGCGGGTCGGGTGACGGTCGCCGGGCTGTTCTTCGACATCGCTACGGCGCGGGTGCTGCACGTGACCACGACGGAGGTCATCGAGCTTGCACCTGAACGCCCCGCCGCGCTGACCACGGACGTCGCCGACGCCTGA
- a CDS encoding MFS transporter encodes MTEPAALRDICDDDVVASPPSNAHVRLALLALAMGGFGIGTTEFVTMGLLPQIADGVDIDIPTAGHVVASYAIGVVVGAPTIAALAARLPRWKVLIWLMVLFAVGNLASALAPSYPILMIGRFVAGVPHGAFFGIGSVVAASLVPAHRRTWAVAMMLAGLTVANIVGVPVATLLGQRAGWQWPYALVAAIAVVTVVALIAWVPRQQGDPSATVAAELRSLRRVQVWLALGIGTVGFGGMFATFSYIAPTMTDLAGFSEDAVPLILVVYGIGMTTGAMIAGRIAQHGLMRGIFFSLLAIALLLAIFGFAAQHQVTAVPAVFLLGLVPTILVPMLQTRLMDVAHEGQSLAAALNHSTLNIANALGAWLGSVVLAAGYGYEWPSRLGAGLAVLGLLVAGYSAWLGRRPSTYDGAGFATEGPTAAAAESS; translated from the coding sequence GTGACCGAACCCGCTGCGCTGCGCGACATCTGTGACGACGATGTCGTCGCGAGCCCACCCTCCAACGCGCATGTTCGCCTCGCGCTGCTGGCGTTGGCCATGGGCGGTTTCGGGATCGGCACGACCGAGTTCGTCACCATGGGCCTGCTTCCCCAGATCGCGGACGGGGTCGACATCGACATCCCGACCGCGGGTCACGTCGTCGCGTCGTACGCCATCGGTGTCGTCGTGGGTGCCCCGACGATCGCGGCACTCGCGGCGCGGCTGCCCCGCTGGAAGGTGCTGATCTGGCTGATGGTGCTGTTCGCCGTCGGCAACCTCGCCTCGGCACTCGCGCCGTCGTACCCCATCCTCATGATCGGCCGGTTCGTCGCCGGAGTCCCGCACGGTGCGTTCTTCGGGATCGGGTCCGTCGTCGCCGCGTCTCTCGTCCCTGCTCATCGGCGGACCTGGGCCGTCGCGATGATGCTCGCTGGTCTGACCGTGGCCAATATCGTCGGCGTCCCGGTCGCCACGCTCCTCGGTCAACGGGCTGGCTGGCAGTGGCCGTACGCCCTCGTCGCCGCCATCGCGGTCGTGACCGTTGTCGCGCTCATCGCCTGGGTGCCCCGGCAGCAGGGAGACCCGAGCGCCACGGTCGCCGCCGAGCTGAGAAGCCTCCGCCGCGTGCAGGTGTGGCTCGCGCTCGGCATCGGCACGGTCGGCTTCGGAGGGATGTTCGCGACGTTCTCCTACATCGCGCCGACGATGACCGACCTCGCGGGCTTCTCCGAGGACGCGGTGCCACTCATCCTCGTCGTCTACGGCATCGGCATGACGACCGGCGCGATGATCGCCGGACGCATTGCCCAGCACGGTCTGATGCGCGGAATCTTCTTCTCATTGCTGGCGATTGCGCTGCTGCTCGCCATCTTCGGCTTCGCTGCGCAGCATCAGGTGACGGCGGTCCCGGCGGTGTTCCTGCTCGGACTCGTGCCGACCATCCTCGTGCCGATGCTGCAGACCCGGCTGATGGACGTCGCACACGAGGGCCAGTCGCTCGCCGCCGCTCTGAACCACTCGACTCTCAACATCGCCAACGCGCTCGGCGCCTGGCTCGGCAGCGTGGTGCTGGCGGCCGGCTACGGCTATGAGTGGCCGAGCCGGCTCGGTGCCGGGCTGGCCGTGCTCGGCCTGCTGGTGGCGGGCTACTCGGCGTGGCTCGGCCGCCGGCCCTCGACCTACGACGGAGCCGGGTTCGCGACCGAAGGTCCCACGGCCGCAGCCGCAGAGTCCTCGTAG
- the lepA gene encoding translation elongation factor 4, translating into MARTALPPAATPPDLIRNFCIIAHIDHGKSTLADRMLQITGVVEERAMRAQYLDRMDIERERGITIKSQAVRMPWASEDVTYCLNMIDTPGHVDFTYEVSRSLAACEGAVLLVDAAQGIEAQTLANLYLAMENDLTIIPVLNKIDLPAAQPEKYAAELAGLIGCDPSEVMRVSGKTGEGVEDLLNEIVAQLPAPTGNADAPARAMIFDSVYDTYRGVVTYVRVIDGQLSPREKIAMMSTKATHELLEIGVISPEPKPSRGLGVGEVGYLITGVKDVRQSRVGDTVTNSAKPAADALGGYRDPKPMVFSGLYPIDGSDYPILRDALDRLKLNDAALVYEPETSVALGFGFRVGFLGMLHLEIVRERLEREFNLDLISTLPNVVYEVEVDDGRVITVTNPSEFPEGKIAQITEPVVRATLLAPSEFVGAIMELCQSRRGSLRGMDYLSEDRVEMRYTLPLAEIVFDFFDALKSKTRGYASLDYEPDGEQTADLVKVDILLQGDTVDAFSSIVHRDKAYAYGTMMATKLKDLIPRQQFEVPIQAAIGARIIARENIRAIRKDVLAKCYGGDISRKRKLLEKQKEGKKRMKMVGSVEVPQEAFIAALSQDAGSEKAKK; encoded by the coding sequence ATGGCCCGCACTGCGCTGCCGCCAGCAGCGACACCGCCGGACCTGATCCGCAACTTCTGCATCATCGCCCACATCGACCATGGCAAGTCGACGCTCGCGGACCGGATGCTGCAGATCACGGGCGTGGTCGAGGAGCGGGCCATGCGCGCTCAGTACCTCGACCGCATGGACATCGAGCGGGAGCGCGGCATCACGATCAAGTCGCAGGCCGTGCGGATGCCGTGGGCCTCTGAAGACGTGACCTACTGCCTCAACATGATCGACACCCCGGGGCACGTCGACTTCACCTACGAGGTGTCGCGCTCGCTCGCGGCCTGTGAGGGTGCCGTCCTGCTCGTCGACGCGGCGCAGGGGATCGAGGCGCAGACGCTGGCCAACCTCTACCTGGCCATGGAGAACGACCTCACGATCATCCCGGTGCTCAACAAGATCGACCTGCCAGCCGCGCAGCCGGAGAAGTACGCCGCCGAGCTCGCCGGTCTGATCGGCTGTGACCCGAGTGAGGTCATGCGGGTCTCCGGCAAGACGGGCGAGGGTGTCGAGGACCTGCTCAACGAGATCGTCGCGCAGCTGCCCGCGCCGACAGGCAACGCGGATGCTCCTGCCCGGGCGATGATCTTCGACTCGGTCTACGACACCTACCGCGGCGTGGTCACCTACGTGCGAGTGATCGATGGGCAGCTCAGTCCGCGCGAGAAGATCGCGATGATGTCGACCAAGGCGACGCACGAGCTGCTCGAGATCGGTGTCATCTCACCGGAGCCCAAGCCGTCCAGGGGCCTGGGCGTCGGCGAGGTGGGTTACCTCATCACCGGGGTCAAGGACGTACGCCAGTCTCGCGTGGGCGACACCGTCACCAACTCGGCCAAGCCTGCGGCCGATGCCTTGGGCGGCTACCGCGACCCCAAGCCGATGGTCTTCTCGGGGCTCTACCCGATCGACGGATCGGACTACCCGATCCTGCGCGATGCCCTCGATCGGCTGAAGCTCAACGACGCCGCGCTCGTCTACGAGCCCGAGACGTCGGTTGCGCTGGGCTTCGGCTTTCGGGTCGGGTTCCTCGGCATGCTGCACCTGGAGATCGTGCGAGAGCGTCTCGAGCGCGAGTTCAACCTGGACCTCATCTCGACCCTGCCCAACGTCGTCTACGAGGTCGAGGTCGACGACGGACGCGTCATCACGGTGACCAACCCGAGCGAGTTCCCCGAGGGCAAGATCGCCCAGATCACCGAGCCGGTCGTGCGCGCAACGCTGCTTGCGCCGAGTGAGTTCGTCGGCGCGATCATGGAGCTGTGCCAGTCGCGGCGCGGATCGTTGCGCGGCATGGACTACCTGTCCGAGGACCGGGTCGAGATGCGCTACACCCTGCCGCTGGCTGAGATCGTGTTCGACTTCTTCGACGCGCTCAAGTCCAAGACCCGCGGATACGCCTCTCTCGACTACGAACCCGACGGTGAGCAGACCGCCGACCTGGTCAAGGTCGACATCCTCCTCCAGGGCGACACGGTTGATGCCTTCAGCTCGATCGTGCACCGGGACAAGGCCTATGCCTACGGCACGATGATGGCGACCAAGCTCAAGGATCTGATTCCGCGGCAGCAGTTCGAGGTGCCGATCCAGGCAGCCATCGGCGCGCGGATCATCGCCCGCGAAAACATCCGCGCCATCCGCAAGGACGTCCTCGCCAAGTGCTACGGCGGCGACATCTCCCGTAAGCGCAAGCTGCTGGAGAAGCAGAAGGAAGGCAAGAAGCGGATGAAGATGGTCGGCTCCGTGGAGGTCCCGCAGGAGGCGTTCATCGCCGCCCTGTCGCAGGACGCCGGTTCTGAGAAGGCCAAGAAGTAG
- the trmB gene encoding tRNA (guanosine(46)-N7)-methyltransferase TrmB, with protein MGPADLPEHELARTRSFTRRGGRMPQRHRRAFAEHGSTYVLDVPRQGVGTTVVPGSTLDLPSVFGRVAPVVVEIGSGSGDAIVYAAQQSPERDFVALEVWRPGLAQTIAQAVHAGVRNVRLVEADAAQALPELFGPESISELWTFFPDPWPKSKHHKRRLVTPEFADKVSKVLAPQGVWRLATDWADYAWQMRDVIEGCPGLLNPYAGRLAWPGDEDRDPEGGRGGFAPRFDGRVETRFETKGLQVDRFVRDVEARRA; from the coding sequence GTGGGCCCGGCTGACCTGCCGGAGCACGAGCTGGCTCGGACCCGCTCGTTCACCCGTCGCGGTGGCCGGATGCCGCAGCGGCACCGCCGGGCGTTCGCCGAGCACGGATCGACCTACGTGCTGGACGTTCCTCGGCAAGGCGTCGGTACGACGGTGGTGCCGGGTTCGACCCTCGACCTTCCGTCGGTGTTCGGCCGGGTCGCACCGGTCGTCGTCGAGATCGGTTCCGGCTCGGGAGATGCGATCGTCTACGCGGCGCAGCAGTCGCCGGAGCGCGACTTCGTGGCGCTCGAGGTCTGGCGCCCCGGGTTGGCCCAGACGATCGCCCAGGCAGTGCACGCCGGCGTACGCAATGTGCGTCTGGTGGAGGCGGATGCGGCGCAGGCGCTGCCGGAGCTGTTCGGTCCGGAGTCGATCTCTGAGCTGTGGACGTTCTTTCCCGATCCGTGGCCCAAGAGCAAGCACCACAAGCGGCGGCTGGTGACGCCTGAGTTCGCTGACAAGGTCTCCAAAGTCCTTGCGCCCCAGGGCGTCTGGCGCCTCGCGACGGATTGGGCCGACTACGCCTGGCAGATGCGCGATGTCATCGAGGGTTGCCCTGGTCTGCTCAATCCGTACGCCGGCAGGCTCGCCTGGCCGGGCGACGAGGACCGCGACCCGGAGGGTGGACGCGGCGGATTCGCGCCGCGGTTCGACGGGCGGGTCGAGACCCGCTTCGAGACCAAGGGTCTCCAGGTCGACCGGTTCGTGCGCGACGTCGAGGCTCGCCGCGCCTGA
- a CDS encoding GNAT family N-acetyltransferase gives MASVDSWEVPGEPPLRLELVEMGHAEALERFERANREFFARHVSDRGDEYFEQFEHGLAALAEENRSARSLFFVAVDSGGEVVARVNVYDIDQPERTELGFRVAEHAEGKGVTTRAVQAALQVAGTRGVGTVAARASTANVASQRVLEKCGFVGTGQAERPAGSSKDFVGYRKDL, from the coding sequence ATGGCGTCCGTGGACTCCTGGGAGGTGCCGGGCGAGCCGCCCCTGCGACTTGAGCTCGTCGAGATGGGCCACGCCGAGGCGCTGGAGCGGTTCGAGCGCGCGAACCGTGAGTTCTTCGCCCGTCACGTGAGCGACCGGGGCGACGAGTACTTCGAGCAGTTCGAGCACGGACTGGCGGCGCTGGCGGAGGAGAACCGTTCCGCGCGGAGCCTGTTCTTCGTTGCGGTGGACTCGGGCGGCGAGGTAGTCGCGCGGGTCAATGTGTACGACATCGATCAGCCCGAGCGCACCGAGCTGGGCTTCCGGGTGGCGGAGCATGCCGAGGGCAAGGGCGTGACCACTCGCGCCGTGCAGGCAGCACTCCAGGTGGCAGGCACGCGTGGAGTCGGGACGGTCGCCGCCCGCGCATCGACGGCGAACGTGGCGTCACAGCGTGTGCTGGAGAAGTGCGGTTTCGTCGGCACCGGGCAGGCGGAGCGACCTGCAGGTTCGTCGAAGGACTTCGTCGGCTACCGCAAGGACCTCTGA
- a CDS encoding GNAT family N-acetyltransferase, whose amino-acid sequence MHGYEIRAADERDATELAQLSSESFGYPLPDTPPRSPNAAGWRTYVATHDDRVVAAVMDRRYDSWFWGSRFSTCGVASVKVALEHRGNALLTPLFERMLADAVQEGVTISTLYPTAPGIYRRFGYELISSYDELSVPTAALAAVRTTGGAVRRGSVADVPTIRDLYDRWASSHNGPLTRDGASFPATDEDLAKAFPGMTIAVDDEGTPTGYALWTRIDGYHDSGVVEVQDLIALSDQGLRQLLHALGTSATVAPTTIISMSTPDLAQIVLPSHPWSIKQANPYGIAILDVAGTFTSRSYPTWLDLDLRFAVDGLPVAGQDGAYQLRVRDGRADVERAERAEIAYTARGLALRFAGSHSCTDLRRAGFMTGPTDDDDRWDAVFSGPSVHIRDYF is encoded by the coding sequence GTGCATGGATATGAGATCAGGGCGGCTGACGAACGCGACGCAACCGAGCTGGCGCAGCTGAGCAGCGAGAGCTTCGGCTACCCCCTCCCGGACACTCCCCCGCGATCACCCAACGCTGCGGGATGGCGTACCTATGTCGCGACTCACGACGACCGGGTCGTCGCCGCAGTCATGGATCGTCGTTACGACTCGTGGTTCTGGGGCTCACGGTTCTCGACCTGTGGCGTGGCGAGCGTCAAAGTCGCCTTGGAGCATCGCGGAAACGCTTTGCTGACACCGCTGTTCGAGCGCATGCTGGCCGACGCGGTCCAGGAAGGCGTCACGATCAGCACGCTCTATCCCACGGCGCCAGGCATCTATCGCCGGTTCGGCTATGAGCTCATCAGCAGCTATGACGAGCTGAGTGTCCCGACCGCCGCACTGGCCGCGGTCCGCACCACCGGAGGCGCCGTACGCCGGGGCTCGGTCGCCGACGTCCCCACCATCCGGGACCTTTACGACCGTTGGGCTTCCTCGCACAACGGCCCGCTGACCCGCGACGGCGCGAGCTTTCCGGCGACCGACGAGGACCTGGCCAAGGCCTTCCCCGGCATGACGATCGCGGTCGACGACGAGGGCACACCCACCGGATATGCGCTCTGGACGCGCATCGACGGCTACCACGACAGCGGAGTCGTGGAGGTCCAGGACCTGATCGCGCTCAGCGATCAGGGCCTGCGTCAGCTGTTGCACGCGCTCGGCACATCCGCCACGGTCGCGCCGACGACGATCATCTCCATGTCGACGCCGGACCTGGCCCAGATCGTCCTCCCGAGCCATCCGTGGAGCATCAAGCAGGCCAACCCGTACGGCATCGCGATCCTCGACGTGGCAGGCACCTTCACCTCACGCAGCTATCCGACCTGGCTGGATCTCGACCTGCGGTTCGCGGTCGACGGGCTCCCCGTGGCGGGGCAGGACGGCGCCTACCAGCTGCGAGTTCGCGACGGTCGCGCCGATGTCGAGCGTGCCGAGAGGGCCGAGATCGCTTACACCGCAAGAGGACTCGCGTTGCGCTTCGCTGGGTCACACTCGTGCACCGACCTTCGGCGGGCCGGCTTCATGACCGGCCCCACGGACGACGATGACCGTTGGGATGCTGTGTTCAGCGGACCGAGCGTGCACATTCGGGACTACTTCTGA
- a CDS encoding hotdog fold domain-containing protein — protein sequence MTSTYGLYRKLADRPLGKQAFGLGYMLKAPYFATVRPKVIEMGPNRGVVQIRKRRAVQNHIGTVHAIAVANGLEAAMGLLCEATTPRGMRWLPKGIQLEYVAKTPSDVRCIAETDAADWDKEPPFQVDVRCSATLPDGTEVVRGVIPVWVTASKPAG from the coding sequence ATGACTTCGACCTACGGCCTGTACCGCAAGCTCGCCGACCGACCGCTGGGCAAGCAGGCATTCGGACTCGGCTACATGCTCAAGGCGCCCTACTTCGCGACCGTGCGTCCCAAGGTCATCGAGATGGGTCCCAACCGAGGCGTCGTGCAGATCCGCAAGCGTCGTGCTGTGCAGAACCACATCGGTACCGTCCACGCGATCGCGGTCGCGAACGGCCTGGAGGCGGCGATGGGATTGCTCTGCGAGGCAACAACGCCACGCGGAATGCGCTGGCTGCCCAAGGGAATTCAGCTGGAATACGTGGCCAAGACGCCTAGCGACGTGCGTTGCATCGCCGAGACCGACGCTGCCGACTGGGACAAGGAGCCCCCGTTCCAGGTCGACGTCCGCTGCAGCGCGACCCTGCCGGACGGGACCGAGGTCGTACGCGGTGTCATCCCGGTCTGGGTGACCGCGTCGAAGCCCGCTGGGTGA
- a CDS encoding TMEM165/GDT1 family protein gives MQAFLLSTAVIFVAELGDKSQLMAMTFAARYSVRQVLIGITVATALVHLASVAIGAFVGDRFTENQWMISIIAGVAFLFFGLWTLRGDELTEEEADKARRSTGAAMLAVGTAFFLAELGDKTMLATITLATREGWFGTWIGSTLGMVLADALAIVVGALLGKHLPEKAIRYGAAALFGIFGVLLLIEGLTSR, from the coding sequence GTGCAAGCCTTCCTGCTGAGTACAGCAGTCATCTTCGTCGCCGAGCTCGGTGACAAAAGCCAGCTCATGGCTATGACCTTCGCTGCGCGCTACAGCGTTCGACAGGTCCTCATCGGCATCACCGTCGCCACCGCCCTCGTGCACCTGGCCTCTGTCGCCATCGGAGCGTTTGTCGGCGACCGCTTCACCGAGAACCAGTGGATGATCTCGATCATCGCCGGGGTGGCCTTCCTGTTCTTCGGCCTGTGGACCCTCCGTGGTGACGAGCTCACCGAGGAAGAGGCCGACAAGGCGCGTCGCAGCACCGGCGCCGCGATGCTCGCGGTCGGCACCGCCTTCTTCCTCGCCGAGCTCGGCGACAAGACCATGCTCGCCACCATCACGCTGGCCACCCGCGAGGGCTGGTTCGGCACCTGGATCGGCAGCACGCTGGGGATGGTCTTGGCGGATGCCCTGGCGATTGTCGTGGGGGCGTTGCTGGGCAAGCACCTGCCGGAGAAGGCGATCAGGTACGGCGCGGCCGCGCTGTTCGGGATCTTCGGGGTGCTGCTGCTGATCGAGGGTCTGACCTCGCGCTGA
- a CDS encoding LysR family transcriptional regulator, translating to MSTWPDLTALALLTAVADHGSLSAGARASGMAQPNASRSVARLERQLGLSLVVRSTQGSTLTPEGLLVVDWARQVLSAATALTEGAATLRSEGAGSTLTVAASQTVAEHLLPAWLSALRATHPEVSVTVHVHNTAEVADHVLTGRTTVGFVEGPSAPRGTHSTVVAQDELVLVVAPTHPWAGRREPVSPDELAATALVTREAGSGTRVALDEALAPRAVTPPALELPSNAAVRVSVAAGTAPAVLSRLAVSDALAAGTLREVPMTGLDLHRSLRAVWGGPRRLHGPAADLVAIART from the coding sequence ATGTCGACCTGGCCAGATCTGACTGCGCTGGCGCTGCTGACCGCCGTGGCCGATCACGGGAGCCTCAGCGCCGGTGCTCGCGCCAGCGGTATGGCCCAGCCCAACGCATCTCGGTCGGTCGCTCGGCTGGAGCGCCAGCTCGGGCTCTCACTCGTCGTCCGCTCCACTCAGGGCTCCACGCTGACACCGGAGGGCCTGCTCGTCGTGGACTGGGCTCGTCAGGTGCTGTCGGCGGCGACCGCTCTGACCGAGGGCGCTGCAACGCTTCGCTCCGAGGGTGCCGGCTCGACCCTCACGGTCGCCGCCAGCCAGACCGTCGCTGAGCACCTGCTGCCCGCCTGGCTCAGCGCGCTGCGCGCCACCCATCCCGAGGTGTCGGTCACCGTCCACGTGCACAACACCGCTGAAGTGGCCGACCACGTGCTCACGGGCCGTACGACCGTGGGTTTCGTCGAGGGGCCGAGCGCACCTCGCGGAACCCACAGCACGGTCGTCGCTCAGGACGAGCTGGTCCTGGTCGTGGCTCCCACGCACCCCTGGGCCGGGCGGCGCGAGCCGGTCTCCCCTGACGAACTGGCCGCGACCGCTCTCGTCACCCGGGAGGCCGGGTCGGGCACCCGCGTCGCGCTCGACGAGGCGCTGGCGCCGCGGGCCGTCACGCCTCCCGCACTGGAGCTCCCGAGCAACGCCGCCGTACGTGTCAGCGTGGCGGCCGGCACCGCACCCGCTGTGCTGAGCCGCCTGGCTGTCAGCGACGCACTCGCCGCCGGGACTCTGCGCGAGGTCCCGATGACCGGGCTCGACCTGCACCGTTCGCTGCGCGCGGTCTGGGGCGGTCCGCGCCGTCTGCACGGCCCAGCCGCGGACCTGGTCGCCATCGCACGCACCTGA